Proteins found in one Panicum hallii strain FIL2 chromosome 4, PHallii_v3.1, whole genome shotgun sequence genomic segment:
- the LOC112889236 gene encoding pre-mRNA-processing-splicing factor 8A, with product MWSGAPPPPPPHMAAAPPPPGTTGAGAGQPPPPPPPAGAPQGAKPLTPAELEAQLVEKARKWHQLNSKRYGDKRKFGFVEAQKEDMPPEHVRKIIRDHGDMSSKKYRHDKRVYLGALKFVPHAVYKLLENMPMPWEQVRHVKVLYHITGAITFVNEIPWVVEPIYLAQWGTMWIMMRREKRDRRHFKRMRFPPFDDEEPPLDYADNLLDVEPLEAIQLELDREEDAAVYEWFYDHKPLMKTKLINGPSYRKWHLSLPIMATLYRLAGQLLSDLIDRNYFYLFDMESFFTAKALNMCIPGGPKFEPLYRDMEKGDEDWNEFNDINKLIIRQPLRTEYRIAFPHLYNNRPRKVKLGVYHTPMIMYIKTEDPDLPAFYYDPLINPITSTNKVDRRERKATEEDDDEDFCLPEDVEPLLKSTELYTDTTAAGISLLFAPKPFNMRSGRTRRAEDIPLVSEWYKEHCPPAYPVKVRVSYQKLLKCYVLNELHHRPPKAQKKKHLFRSLQATKFFQTTELDWAEAGLQVCKQGYNMLNLLIHRKNLNYLHLDYNFNLKPVKTLTTKERKKSRFGNAFHLCREILRLTKLVVDANIQFRLGNVDAFQLADGLQYIFSHVGQLTGMYRYKYRLMRQIRMCKDLKHLIYYRFNTGPVGKGPGCGFWAPMWRVWLFFLRGIVPLLERWLGNLLARQFEGRHSKGVAKTVTKQRVESHFDLELRAAVMHDVLDAMPEGIKQNKARTILQHLSEAWRCWKANIPWKVPGLPVPIENMILRYVKSKADWWTNVAHYNRERIRRGATVDKTVCRKNLGRLTRLWLKAEQERQHNYLKDGPYVTPEEAVAIYTTTVHWLESRKFSPIPFPPLSYKHDTKLLILALERLKESYSVAVRLNQLQREELGLIEQAYDNPHEALSRIKRHLLTQRAFKEVGIEFMDLYSYLIPVYEIEPLEKITDAYLDQYLWYEGDKRHLFPNWVKPADSEPPPLLVYKWCQGINNLQDIWDTSDGQCVVMLQTKFEKFFEKIDLTLLNRLLRLVLDHNIADYVTAKNNVVLSYKDMSHTNSYGLIRGLQFASFVVQYYGLVLDLLILGLTRASEIAGPPQMPNEFLTYADTKIETRHPIRLYSRYIDKVHILFRFTHEEARDLIQRYLTEHPDPNNENMVGYNNKKCWPRDARMRLMKHDVNLGRSVFWDMKNRLPRSITTLEWENSFVSVYSKDNPNLLFSMCGFEVRILPKIRMTQEAFSNTKDGVWNLQNEQTKERTAIAFLRVDDEHMKVFENRVRQILMSSGSTTFTKIVNKWNTALIGLMTYFREATVHTQELLDLLVKCENKIQTRIKIGLNSKMPSRFPPVIFYTPKEIGGLGMLSMGHILIPQSDLRYSKQTDVGVTHFRSGMSHEEDQLIPNLYRYIQPWESEFIDSQRVWAEYALKRQEAQSQNRRLTLEDLEDSWDRGIPRINTLFQKDRHTLAYDKGWRVRTDFKQYQVLKQNPFWWTHQRHDGKLWNLNNYRTDVIQALGGVEGILEHTLFKGTYFPTWEGLFWEKASGFEESMKYKKLTNAQRSGLNQIPNRRFTLWWSPTINRANVYVGFQVQLDLTGIFMHGKIPTLKISLIQIFRAHLWQKIHESVVMDLCQVLDQELDALEIETVQKETIHPRKSYKMNSSCADILLFAAHRWQMSKPSLVSESKDLFDQKASNKYWIDVQLRWGDYDSHDIERYTRAKFMDYTTDNMSIYPSPTGVMIGIDLAYNLHSAFGNWFPGSKPLLQQAMNKIMKSNPALYVLRERIRKGLQLYSSEPTEPYLSSQNYGEIFSNQIIWFVDDTNVYRVTIHKTFEGNLTTKPINGAIFIFNPRTGQLFLKVIHTSVWAGQKRLGQLAKWKTAEEVAALVRSLPVEEQPKQIIVTRKGMLDPLEVHLLDFPNIVIKGSELQLPFQACLKIEKFGDLILKATEPQMVLYNIYDDWLKSISSYTAFSRIVLILRALHVNNEKAKMLLKPDKTIVTEPHHIWPTLNDEQWLKVECALRDLILSDYAKKNNVNTSALTQSEIRDIILGAEIAPPSQQRQQIAEIEKQSRETTQLTAVTTRTTNVHGDELIITTTSPYEQQAFASKTDWRVRAISATNLYLRVNHIYVNSDDIKETGYTYIMPKNILKKFICIADLRTQIAGFLYGLSPQDNPQVKEIRCIAIPPQHGTHQMVTLPANLPEHEFLNDLEPLGWMHTQPNEAPQLSPQDLTSHAKILEGNKQWDGEKCIILTCSFTPGSCSLTAYKLTPSGYEWGRSNKDNGSNPHGYLPTHYEKVQMLLSDRFLGFYMVPDNAPWNFNFMGVKHDPQMKYNMKLGMPRDFYHEDHRPTHFLEFSNIEEGEVAEGDREDTFS from the exons ATGTGGAGcggcgcgccgcctccgccgccgccgcacatgGCGGCGGCCCCGCCTCCCCCGGGCACGACGGGGGCCGGGGCGGGccagcccccgcccccgccgccgccggccggggcGCCGCAGGGCGCCAAGCCGCTGACgccggcggagctggaggcgcagCTGGTGGAGAAGGCCCGCAAGTGGCACCAGCTCAACTCCAAGCGCTATGGAGACAAGCGCAAGTTTGGGTTCGTCGAGGCGCAGAAGGAGGACATGCCTCCTGAGCACGTCCGCAAAATCATCAG AGACCACGGAGACATGTCCTCCAAGAAGTACAGGCATGACAAACGTGTTTATCTTGGAGCACTCAAATTTGTGCCCCATGCTGTCTACAAACTACTGGAGAACATGCCGATGCCTTGGGAGCAG GTTCGGCATGTGAAAGTCTTGTATCACATTACTGGGGCTATCACTTTTGTAAATGAAATCCCATGGGTTGTGGAACCCATATACCTTGCACAG TGGGGTACAATGTGGATCATGATGCGGAGAGAGAAGAGGGATAGGCGACATTTTAAACGAATGCGCTTTCCTCCATTTGATGATGAGGAACCTCCACTGGACTATGCTGATAATCTGTTGGATGTTGAACCCCTCGAGGCCATACAATTGGAGTTGGACAGAGAAGAAGATGCAGCTGTCTATGAATGGTTCTATGATCACAAGCCTCTTATGAAGACCAAGCTTATAAATGGCCCCAGCTACAGGAAATGGCATCTATCTCTTCCCATAATGGCAACATTATATCGCCTTGCTGGCCAGCTGTTGTCAGACCTGATTGATAGGAATTATTTCTACTTGTTTGACATGGAGTCTTTCTTTACTGCCAAGGCACTTAATATGTGCATTCCAG GGGGTCCGAAGTTCGAGCCGCTGTATCGTGATATGGAGAAGGGTGATGAGGACTGGAATGAGTTTAATGACATAAATAAACTCATCATACGTCAGCCACTTCGGACTGAGTACAGGATTGCTTTCCCTCATCTGTACAATAACAGGCCAAGGAAAGTGAAACTTGGGGTCTATCATACCCCCATGATAATGTATATCAAGACAGAGGATCCAGATTTGCCAGCGTTCTACTACGATCCTCTCATAAATCCCATCACTTCAACTAACAAGGTTGATCGTCGGGAGAGGAAAGCAACTGAAGAGGACGATGATGAAGATTTTTGTCTCCCAGAAGATGTGGAGCCTCTCTTGAAAAGCACTGAACTCTACACTGATACAACAGCCGCTGGTATATCATTACTTTTTGCTCCAAAGCCTTTTAACATGAGATCTGGCAGAACACGTCGTGCCGAGGACATTCCTCTTGTATCGGAGTGGTACAAGGAGCATTG CCCACCAGCTTATCCTGTGAAAGTTCGTGTGAGTTACCAGAAGCTGTTGAAGTGCTATGTACTCAATGAGCTACATCATAGGCCTCCCAAGGCTCAGAAAAAGAAGCACCTGTTCCGTTCACTCCAAGCCACAAAGTTTTTCCAAACTACTGAGCTTGACTGGGCAGAGGCAGGCTTGCAAGTTTGCAAGCAGGGGTACAACATGCTGAACTTGTTGATTCACAGGAAGAATCTTAACTATCTTCATTTAGACTACAATTTCAATTTGAAACCCGTCAAGACTCTTACAACAAAGGAAAGGAAGAAATCTCGTTTTGGAAATGCATTCCATCTGTGTCGTGAGATTTTACGACTTACTAAGTTGGTTGTTGATGCTAACATCCAGTTCCGTCTGGGAAATGTTGATGCTTTCCAGTTGGCAGATGGTCTGCAATACATATTCTCTCATGTTGGCCAGTTAACTGGTATGTATAGGTACAAGTATCGATTGATGAGGCAGATTAGGATGTGCAAAGATCTGAAGCACTTGATATATTACCGTTTCAACACTGGCCCTGTTGGAAAAGGACCTGGCTGTGGGTTTTGGGCTCCAATGTGGAGAGTGTGGCTCTTCTTCCTTCGGGGTATTGTCCCATTATTGGAGCGCTGGTTAGGTAATCTGTTGGCAAGGCAGTTTGAGGGTAGACATTCGAAGGGAGTAGCCAAAACAGTAACAAAGCAACGTGTTGAGTCTCATTTTGATTTAGAGCTTCGTGCTGCAGTTATGCACGATGTTCTAGATGCTATGCCAGAGGGCATCAAGCAAAACAAGGCCCGAACTATACTACAGCATCTTAGTGAGGCATGGCGATGTTGGAAGGCAAATATTCCATGGAAAGTCCCTGGCCTGCCTGTGCCTATTGAGAACATGATTCTTCGCTACGTGAAGTCAAAGGCAGATTGGTGGACAAATGTTGCTCACTACAACCGTGAGCGTATCAGGCGTGGTGCTACAGTTGACAAGACTGTTTGCCGGAAAAATCTTGGAAGGTTAACTCGTCTGTGGCTGAAGGCAGAACAAGAGAGACAACACAATTACTTGAAAGATGGGCCATATGTAACTCCTGAGGAAGCTGTTGCTATTTATACAACAACAGTTCACTGGCTGGAATCGAGAAAGTTCTCGCCAATTCCTTTTCCGCCACTATCATACAAGCATGACACCAAACTTCTTATACTTGCACTGGAAAGGCTGAAGGAGTCATACAGTGTAGCAGTTAGGTTGAACCAACTGCAACGAGAGGAGCTTGGGTTGATTGAACAAGCGTATGATAATCCACATGAAGCACTGTCAAGGATAAAAAGGCATCTTCTTACTCAGCGTGCTTTCAAAGAAGTTGGCATAGAATTCATGGACCTGTACAGCTACTTGATTCCAGTATATGAAATCGAACCTCTGGAAAAAATCACTGATGCATACCTTGACCAGTACTTGTGGTACGAGGGGGACAAACGCCATCTCTTCCCAAATTGGGTCAAGCCTGCTGATTCAGAACCACCACCTCTGCTTGTTTATAAATGGTGCCAGGGCATAAATAATTTACAGGATATATGGGACACAAGTGATGGACAGTGTGTTGTGATGCTCCAGACAAAATTTGAGAAGTTCTTTGAAAAAATTGATCTGACTCTGTTGAACAGGCTTCTTCGGTTGGTCTTAGATCATAATATAGCTGACTATGTTACTGCAAAGAACAATGTTGTGTTGTCTTACAAGGACATGAGCCACACAAATTCTTATGGTCTCATTCGAGGGCTTCAGTTTGCATCTTTTGTTGTTCAGTATTATGGCCTTGTGCTGGATCTCTTGATTCTCGGTCTGACACGTGCAAGTGAGATTGCTGGGCCACCTCAAATGCCAAATGAGTTCCTTACATATGCCGACACAAAAATTGAGACAAGGCACCCCATCAGATTGTATTCTCGATATATTGACAAGGTGCACATATTGTTCCGCTTCACCCACGAGGAAGCACGGGATTTAATTCAGCGTTACTTGACAGAACATCCTGATCCTAACAATGAGAACATGGTTGGTTACAATAACAAGAAATGTTGGCCTAGAGATGCAAGGATGAGGCTGATGAAACATGATGTAAATCTTGGAAGAAGTGTGTTCTGGGACATGAAGAACCGCCTTCCAAGGAGCATTACAACCTTAGAATGGGAGAATAGCTTTGTCTCTGTTTACAGCAAGGACAATCCAAACCTACTTTTTAGTATGTGTGGGTTTGAAGTCCGTATACTGCCAAAGATACGGATGACTCAGGAGGCATTCAGCAACACAAAGGATGGAGTGTGGAATTTGCAGAATGAACAGACAAAAGAAAGGACAGCAATTGCCTTCCTGAGAGTCGATGATGAGCATATGAAAGTGTTCGAGAACCGTGTCCGGCAGATTCTAATGTCATCAGGGTCAACAACATTCACCAAGATAGTCAACAAGTGGAATACTGCTCTCATTGGCCTTATGACATATTTTCGTGAAGCAACAGTCCATACGCAAGAGCTTTTAGATTTACTTGTCAAATGTGAAAACAAGATCCAGACTCGTATCAAGATTGGTCTGAATTCAAAGATGCCTAGTAGGTTTCCTCCTGTTATCTTCTATACACCTAAAGAAATTGGAGGTCTTGGTATGTTGTCGATGGGTCATATTCTTATACCACAAAGCGATCTTAGGTACAGTAAGCAGACAGATGTTGGTGTAACACATTTCCGAAGTGGTATGAGCCATGAAGAAGACCAGCTTATTCCTAACTTGTATCGCTACATCCAGCCATGGGAGAGTGAGTTTATTGATTCACAGCGTGTTTGGGCTGAATATGCTTTGAAGAGGCAGGAAGCACAGTCACAGAATAGACGGTTAACTCTCGAGGATCTTGAAGACTCGTGGGATAGAGGTATACCTCGTATCAACACTCTTTTCCAAAAGGACCGCCATACACTAGCGTATGACAAAGGATGGAGAGTGAGAACAGATTTTAAGCAATATCAAGTGCTAAAACAGAATCCATTCTGGTGGACACATCAGCGGCATGATGGGAAGCTTTGGAACCTAAATAACTACAGAACTGATGTCATTCAAGCACTTGGTGGTGTAGAAGGTATTCTGGAACATACATTATTTAAAGGAACTTATTTCCCTACTTGGGAGGGTCTCTTTTGGGAGAAGGCATCAGGTTTCGAAGAGTCTATGAAATACAAGAAACTTACAAATGCACAGCGTTCTGGGCTCAACCAAATCCCCAATAGAAGATTTACCCTGTGGTGGTCACCAACCATCAATCGTGCAAACGTGTATGTTGGTTTCCAGGTGCAGCTAGATCTTACAGGGATATTCATGCATGGGAAAATCCCAACATTAAAGATTTCTCTGATCCAGATCTTCCGTGCACATCTGTGGCAGAAGATCCATGAAAGTGTTGTTATGGATCTTTGCCAAGTTTTGGATCAAGAGTTGGATGCCCTGGAGATAGAGACTGTACAGAAAGAGACGATACATCCCAGGAAGAGTTACAAGATGAACAGTTCCTGTGCAGATATCCTCCTTTTTGCTGCACACAGATGGCAAATGTCAAAACCTAGCTTAGTTTCTGAGTCgaaggatctctttgatcagaaAGCAAGTAACAAGTATTGGATTGATGTGCAACTGCGTTGGGGAGATTATGATTCGCATGACATAGAACGTTATACAAGAGCCAAGTTCATGGATTACACAACAGACAATATGTCCATCTACCCGTCACCAACTG GGGTGATGATTGGAATTGATCTAGCGTATAATCTGCACTCTGCTTTTGGCAACTGGTTCCCTGGGTCAAAGCCCCTACTTCAGCAAGCAATGAACAAGATCATGAAG TCAAATCCTGCTCTGTATGTGCTGAGGGAGAGAATAAGGAAGGGTCTGCAGTTGTACTCATCTGAACCCACTGAACCGTATCTGTCTTCACAGAACTACGGAGAGATCTTCAGCAATCAAATCATATGGTTTGTGGATGATACAAATGTGTATCGAGTCACCATTCACAAAACATTTGAGGGTAACCTGACCACAAAACCAATCAACGGTGCTATTTTCATTTTCAATCCAAGAACTGGTCAACTCTTTCTTAAG GTTATCCACACAAGTGTATGGGCGGGGCAAAAGCGTCTTGGACAGCTGGCCAAGTGGAAAACAGCTGAGGAAGTTGCTGCATTAGTTCGATCTCTTCCTGTAGAAGAGCAGCCAAAGCAAATTATTGTGACAAGGAAGGGTATGTTGGATCCCTTGGAGGTCCATTTACTTGACTTCCCTAACATTGTTATCAAGGGCAGCGAACTGCAGCTTCCTTTCCAGGCTTGCTTAAAGATTGAGAAGTTTGGTGACCTTATTCTGAAGGCAACTGAACCACAGATGGTCCTTTATAATATATATGATGATTGGTTGAAAAGTATCTCTTCATACACAGCATTCTCTCGTATCGTACTTATTTTACGGGCTCTACATGTGAATAACGAGAAGGCAAAGATGTTGCTCAAACCTGACAAAACAATTGTTACCGAACCACATCATATATGGCCAACTTTGAATGATGAACAGTGGTTGAAGGTTGAATGTGCACTAAGGGACCTCATTCTTTCTGATTATGCCAAGAAAAACAATGTTAACACTTCTGCACTGACACAATCTGAAATCCGAGATATCATACTTGGTGCGGAAATTGCTCCACCATCACAGCAGAGGCAACAGATTGCTGAGATTGAGAAACAG TCTAGAGAGACGACTCAGTTAACCGCTGTTACCACAAGGACGACGAATGTACATGGAGATGAGCTCATTATCACGACAACAAGTCCATACGAGCAACAAGCATTTGCATCAAAGACTGATTGGCGTGTCAGAGCAATCTCTGCCACAAACTTGTATCTTCGTGTCAATCACATTTATGTCAATTCTGATGATATAAAG GAGACTGGCTACACTTACATTATGCCGAAGAACATATTGAAGAAGTTCATATGCATAGCAGATCTGCGGACACAGATCGCTGGATTCTTGTATGGGCTGAGTCCACAGGACAATCCTCAAGTTAAAGAGATCAGGTGTATAGCCATTCCTCCACAGCATGGAACTCACCAGATGGTGACTCTGCCAGCAAATCTTCCTGAGCATGAGTTCCTTAATGACTTGGAACCCTTGGGATGGATGCATACACAGCCAAATGAAGCTCCACAGCTATCACCACAG GATCTGACATCACACGCAAAGATTCTGGAGGGCAACAAACAGTGGGATGGTGAGAAGTGCATCATTCTGACATGCAGCTTCACGCCAGGATCTTGCTCGTTGACTGCATACAAGCTGACACCAAGCGGTTACGAGTGGGGACGCAGCAACAAGGACAATGGGAGCAACCCACATGGATACCTCCCAACCCATTACGAGAAGGTCCAGATGCTTCTGAGTGACCGCTTCCTTGGCTTCTATATG GTTCCAGATAATGCCCCTTGGAACTTCAACTTCATGGGTGTGAAGCATGACCCGCAGATGAAGTACAATATGAAGCTGGGAATGCCCCGGGACTTCTACCATGAGGATCACCGGCCAACACACTTCCTGGAGTTCAGCAACATCGAGGAGGGTGAGGTCGCGGAAGGGGATAGGGAGGACACCTTCTCCTAG